The proteins below come from a single Candidatus Kirkpatrickella diaphorinae genomic window:
- a CDS encoding ABC transporter ATP-binding protein — MTSQPKIRVRGLTKCFGNKVVLDGIDLDIARGTSFVVIGGSGSGKSVLLRCILGLLTPDEGVIEIDGENLLTSTRARRRELVAQIGMLFQNSALFDSMSVRDNIVFGLMAKGRVARQRPTRSEAARQAGDILRQVGLDPSVGCLSPSELSGGMQKRVGLARAIAGTPDILFFDEPTTGLDPITGAIIDELIVDCVKRLGSTALAITHDMASAQRIGDKAAMLYNGRLVWQGPASKLLESGNAMVDQFTHGRTEGPIKMELRR; from the coding sequence ATGACATCTCAACCGAAAATCCGCGTGCGCGGCCTCACCAAATGCTTCGGCAATAAAGTCGTGCTGGATGGGATTGACCTTGATATCGCGCGGGGCACGTCCTTCGTCGTGATTGGTGGGTCGGGCAGTGGCAAATCCGTCCTGCTGCGCTGCATACTCGGCTTGTTGACGCCGGATGAAGGGGTCATTGAAATTGACGGGGAAAACCTCCTGACCTCCACTCGCGCCCGTCGGCGGGAGCTTGTGGCGCAGATCGGGATGTTGTTTCAGAACTCGGCGCTCTTCGACAGTATGAGCGTGCGTGACAATATCGTTTTCGGGCTGATGGCGAAGGGGCGCGTTGCCCGCCAGCGTCCGACCCGCAGTGAGGCAGCCCGCCAGGCAGGGGATATTTTACGGCAGGTCGGGTTAGACCCTTCCGTCGGATGTCTGTCCCCCTCCGAATTATCAGGCGGTATGCAGAAACGTGTTGGTTTGGCCCGCGCCATTGCAGGCACGCCGGATATTTTGTTTTTTGATGAACCCACGACGGGGTTGGACCCGATTACGGGCGCGATTATTGATGAATTGATTGTCGATTGCGTGAAGCGCCTCGGCAGTACGGCTCTCGCCATCACGCATGATATGGCGTCAGCTCAGCGCATTGGTGACAAGGCGGCCATGCTCTATAATGGGCGGCTTGTCTGGCAGGGACCTGCATCGAAGTTGCTCGAAAGCGGCAATGCGATGGTCGATCAGTTCACCCATGGTCGGACAGAAGGGCCGATCAAAATGGAATTGCGGCGTTGA
- the radA gene encoding DNA repair protein RadA yields MAKKPSARFVCRECGAVSPKWSGRCDICGAWNSIEEESVEPTARARRGNTHVGQLQVTQLDGDTAPPPRVKTQMAEFDRVLGGGLVPGSVVLIGGDPGIGKSTLLLQATCALSQARKKVIYVSGEEAVDQIRLRARRLNLAAPKLDLAASINVAEITAKLEHDRDHQVVVIDSIQTMWLDTVESAPGSVAQVRASAFELIRLAKTVGFSLILVGHVTKEGALAGPRVLEHMVDAVMYFEGDRGHQFRILRAAKNRFGATDEIGVFAMTDVGLVEVPNPSALFLAERRGNIAGSAVFAGMEGTRPVLLEIQALVSAKAGDGAPRRAVVGWDSGRLNMLLAVMEARCGLRFAGMDVHLNIAGGLRVTEPAADLAVAAALISALSGKPTSAGTSYFGEVGLSGEVRQVAQADLRLKEAAKLGFDAAVLPRRSTAAAKRAQPPEGLSIHEFGHLSDLVARFITPSKAAEAVRAEAT; encoded by the coding sequence ATGGCAAAAAAACCCTCAGCACGGTTTGTCTGCCGGGAATGCGGCGCCGTCTCGCCGAAATGGTCCGGCAGGTGCGATATATGCGGGGCCTGGAACAGTATCGAGGAAGAATCGGTCGAGCCCACCGCGCGTGCGCGGCGCGGCAACACGCATGTCGGGCAGCTTCAGGTCACGCAGCTTGACGGCGATACCGCCCCGCCGCCGCGCGTGAAAACGCAGATGGCGGAATTTGATCGTGTCCTCGGCGGCGGGCTTGTTCCCGGTTCAGTCGTGTTGATCGGCGGGGATCCGGGTATCGGCAAAAGCACGTTGCTGCTTCAGGCGACATGTGCCCTCTCCCAGGCGCGGAAGAAAGTCATTTATGTTTCCGGGGAGGAGGCGGTTGACCAGATCCGCCTGCGCGCCCGCCGCCTCAACCTCGCCGCGCCAAAGCTCGACCTTGCCGCAAGCATCAATGTCGCCGAAATCACCGCAAAGCTTGAGCATGATCGTGACCATCAGGTCGTCGTGATTGATTCGATCCAGACAATGTGGCTCGACACGGTGGAAAGCGCTCCGGGCTCCGTCGCGCAGGTGCGGGCCAGCGCGTTTGAGCTGATCCGACTGGCGAAAACAGTGGGGTTCTCGCTGATACTTGTCGGGCACGTCACCAAAGAGGGCGCTTTGGCCGGGCCGCGCGTGCTGGAGCATATGGTGGATGCGGTCATGTATTTTGAAGGGGATCGCGGCCACCAATTCCGCATTTTGCGCGCCGCGAAAAACCGTTTCGGCGCGACGGATGAGATCGGGGTTTTCGCCATGACGGATGTGGGCCTCGTTGAAGTGCCGAACCCTTCCGCGCTCTTTCTGGCGGAGCGGCGCGGCAATATTGCAGGCTCCGCTGTTTTTGCCGGGATGGAGGGGACGCGCCCCGTTCTGCTGGAAATTCAGGCCCTCGTCTCTGCCAAAGCCGGAGATGGTGCGCCGCGCCGCGCGGTGGTGGGATGGGATTCCGGTCGTCTCAATATGCTTCTCGCGGTGATGGAGGCGCGCTGCGGCCTGCGCTTCGCGGGGATGGACGTGCATCTCAATATTGCGGGCGGCCTGCGCGTGACGGAGCCTGCGGCGGATCTGGCCGTTGCCGCGGCCTTGATTTCCGCTCTTTCAGGGAAGCCAACCTCCGCGGGCACGAGTTATTTCGGTGAGGTCGGATTATCCGGCGAGGTGCGTCAGGTGGCTCAGGCCGATCTGCGCCTCAAGGAAGCCGCGAAGCTCGGCTTTGATGCGGCCGTTCTGCCCCGGCGCAGCACCGCCGCCGCCAAACGCGCCCAACCGCCGGAAGGGCTGTCGATCCATGAATTCGGCCACCTGAGTGATCTCGTCGCGCGGTTTATTACGCCTTCCAAAGCTGCTGAGGCGGTGAGGGCTGAAGCAACTTGA
- a CDS encoding UDP-glucose dehydrogenase family protein, whose translation MRVAMIGGGYVGLVSGACFADFGSSVTVVERDPAKLAMLRDHKIPIYEPSLDQIVARNVQAGRLAFTADLKSAVDGADVVFIAVGTPTRRGGGHADLTAVYEAARAVAMAATAPLLVVTKSTVPVGTGREVARILRETRPDICFDVASNPEFLREGNAITDFIEPDRVVIGIDLLDIEGAARAEASMRQVYAPLTAKNTPFRFVSLESAELAKYASNAFLAMKVAFVNEMADLSEKTGADIAEITACMGLDRRIGDKFLRAGPGFGGSCFPKDTRALAAIAQDAGVPSRLVEATIAANEYRKEAVARRILALAGGEIAGKVVALLGLTFKPDTDDMREATSLPVMRNLLTYGARIQAYDPEGMAQAKSMVTGDVTFMPSARDAIRGSDILVLLTEWDCFRKLEPQNVMADMRGNIILDMRDIWNGPAFIAAGAVYHAVGRSRTA comes from the coding sequence ATGCGCGTTGCAATGATCGGTGGCGGTTATGTCGGCCTCGTTTCCGGTGCCTGTTTTGCTGATTTCGGCAGTTCGGTCACGGTGGTCGAGCGTGATCCCGCCAAACTTGCCATGCTGCGTGACCATAAAATTCCGATTTACGAGCCGAGTCTGGATCAGATCGTGGCGCGGAATGTCCAAGCCGGGCGACTCGCTTTCACAGCGGATCTCAAAAGCGCGGTTGATGGCGCAGATGTCGTGTTTATCGCGGTGGGCACCCCGACCCGGCGGGGTGGTGGCCATGCGGACCTCACCGCTGTGTATGAGGCGGCGCGCGCCGTCGCGATGGCCGCGACAGCGCCGCTGCTTGTTGTCACTAAATCAACGGTGCCGGTCGGTACAGGGCGTGAGGTAGCGCGTATTTTACGTGAGACGCGGCCGGATATTTGTTTCGACGTGGCGTCGAACCCGGAATTTCTGCGGGAAGGGAACGCGATCACCGATTTCATCGAACCGGACCGCGTCGTGATCGGCATTGACCTGCTCGACATTGAAGGCGCGGCACGCGCCGAGGCGTCCATGCGTCAGGTCTACGCGCCGCTGACGGCGAAAAACACACCCTTCCGATTTGTTTCGCTCGAATCCGCCGAGCTTGCGAAATATGCCTCAAATGCCTTCCTCGCCATGAAAGTCGCTTTTGTGAATGAAATGGCTGACCTGAGTGAGAAGACCGGCGCGGATATCGCGGAAATCACGGCGTGCATGGGGCTTGATCGCCGAATAGGTGACAAATTTCTACGCGCGGGGCCGGGGTTCGGGGGGTCGTGCTTCCCCAAAGATACACGCGCGCTCGCGGCTATTGCGCAGGATGCCGGTGTGCCGTCGCGTCTCGTGGAGGCGACAATTGCCGCGAACGAATATCGCAAGGAAGCGGTGGCGCGCCGCATTCTCGCACTGGCAGGGGGCGAGATCGCGGGTAAAGTGGTCGCCTTGCTGGGACTGACCTTCAAGCCCGACACGGATGATATGCGTGAGGCAACATCATTACCTGTCATGCGCAATCTGCTCACCTATGGCGCGCGCATACAGGCTTACGACCCGGAGGGCATGGCGCAGGCGAAATCGATGGTGACGGGCGATGTCACCTTCATGCCCTCAGCTCGCGACGCCATTAGAGGAAGCGACATCCTCGTTTTGCTGACGGAATGGGATTGCTTCCGTAAGCTTGAACCTCAAAACGTGATGGCAGACATGCGCGGCAATATCATCCTCGATATGCGCGATATCTGGAACGGGCCCGCATTTATCGCGGCGGGCGCGGTCTATCATGCGGTCGGGAGGTCGCGCACCGCATAA
- a CDS encoding SDR family NAD(P)-dependent oxidoreductase, which produces MMTALVTGASAGFGREIARRLVREGMRVIGVARREARLEALAAELGASFLSAACDMRDISAITHFENSLPASWRDIDILINNAGLALGVSKAQYSHWADWAQMIETNITGLTALTHALLPRMVARRRGHIVMMGSIAGRYPYQGGNVYGATKAYVAQFAANLRTDLLGLPIRVTNIAPGLCGGSEFSAVRLADTEAAAAIYAGTTPITPIDIAEIVSWVVQQPAHVNVNEIEVMPVCQAAGGLAIDRSTNHAD; this is translated from the coding sequence ATGATGACGGCTTTGGTGACAGGCGCAAGTGCAGGTTTCGGGCGGGAAATCGCGCGGCGCCTTGTTCGGGAGGGGATGCGTGTCATCGGTGTTGCGCGTCGTGAAGCACGGCTTGAGGCGCTGGCGGCGGAACTGGGTGCATCTTTTCTGTCCGCCGCATGCGACATGCGCGATATCTCGGCAATCACGCATTTTGAAAATTCTCTGCCCGCGTCCTGGCGGGACATTGACATTCTCATCAATAATGCCGGCCTCGCTCTGGGCGTCTCGAAAGCGCAGTACAGTCATTGGGCCGATTGGGCGCAGATGATTGAAACCAATATTACGGGCCTGACGGCGCTCACCCATGCCCTTCTCCCCAGGATGGTGGCGCGGCGGCGCGGGCATATTGTCATGATGGGGAGCATCGCCGGGCGATATCCCTATCAAGGCGGCAATGTTTACGGCGCGACGAAAGCCTATGTTGCGCAATTTGCCGCAAATCTGCGGACCGACCTGCTCGGCCTGCCCATCCGCGTGACCAATATCGCACCCGGCTTGTGTGGCGGCAGTGAATTCAGCGCCGTGCGATTGGCAGATACTGAAGCCGCGGCCGCGATCTATGCGGGGACGACGCCGATCACCCCCATTGATATCGCTGAAATCGTCTCGTGGGTGGTGCAGCAACCCGCTCACGTCAATGTCAACGAGATTGAAGTCATGCCCGTCTGTCAGGCGGCGGGTGGCCTCGCAATTGACCGGAGCACAAACCATGCTGACTGA
- a CDS encoding IMPACT family protein: protein MTCRVADDAQKWRLRAPIQFETTVRKSLFRAHAAPVASEDEAMAFIASHHVPDATHNCWAWLVSPRYRMFDDGEPGGTAGRPILTAIEGQGFENVVVLVIRWFGGIKLGAGGLIRAYGGAASQCLRAGDATYWVKKTRIACRIPFNIFPIIQARLAGWEADSLAQTFEADGVRICLAVPDAVLTEMTTILSDLTRGDIAFIYPE, encoded by the coding sequence GTGACGTGTCGCGTGGCGGATGACGCGCAGAAATGGCGTTTACGCGCGCCGATACAGTTTGAGACGACGGTCAGGAAAAGCCTTTTCCGCGCCCATGCCGCGCCGGTAGCGTCTGAGGATGAGGCGATGGCGTTTATCGCGTCCCATCATGTGCCCGATGCCACGCATAATTGCTGGGCGTGGTTGGTTTCGCCACGCTACCGGATGTTTGATGATGGTGAACCGGGTGGGACGGCGGGCCGCCCGATCCTGACCGCGATTGAAGGGCAGGGTTTTGAAAATGTGGTGGTCCTCGTCATACGCTGGTTCGGGGGCATCAAGCTTGGCGCCGGTGGCTTGATACGGGCTTATGGCGGGGCGGCGTCTCAATGCCTGCGTGCGGGCGACGCGACATATTGGGTGAAAAAAACGCGCATCGCGTGTCGCATCCCATTCAATATTTTCCCCATCATCCAGGCACGTCTGGCCGGTTGGGAGGCTGACAGCCTGGCGCAGACGTTTGAAGCTGACGGTGTCAGAATCTGCCTCGCTGTGCCGGATGCCGTGCTTACGGAGATGACGACGATTCTGAGCGACCTGACCCGCGGTGATATCGCCTTCATCTACCCGGAATAG
- a CDS encoding MlaE family ABC transporter permease — MVRHAGALAIFAGGGLSGLLRRPFYWRVFLTNFFEIAYYSLPVVALTAIFSGGVIALQSYTGFAQYHAQGAIGGIVVLAVTRELGPVLAGLMVAGRVGAAMAAEIGTMRVTDQIDALKTLAVEPMRYLVTPRLLAATLALPLLVLVGDVLGVLGGFVVSVYKLGFDPASYVVTTLNVVTALDVWVGLAKAAVFGFLIALLGCYHGYSSRGGAEGVGAATTAAVVGASILLLAFDYLLTDLFFDQ, encoded by the coding sequence ATGGTGCGCCACGCTGGCGCTCTTGCCATTTTCGCCGGGGGCGGGCTGAGTGGCCTTTTAAGACGACCCTTTTACTGGCGGGTTTTCCTGACGAATTTCTTCGAAATCGCTTATTATTCGCTTCCCGTTGTGGCCTTGACGGCGATCTTCTCCGGCGGGGTGATCGCGCTGCAATCCTATACCGGTTTTGCACAATATCACGCGCAGGGCGCTATTGGCGGCATCGTGGTACTTGCCGTCACGCGGGAACTCGGGCCTGTCCTGGCCGGGCTGATGGTGGCGGGGCGCGTCGGCGCGGCGATGGCGGCAGAAATCGGGACGATGCGTGTGACGGATCAAATCGACGCGCTTAAAACACTCGCCGTTGAACCAATGCGTTACCTCGTGACACCACGCCTACTGGCCGCGACACTGGCCCTGCCCCTGCTTGTGCTGGTTGGGGACGTGCTAGGTGTCTTGGGCGGTTTCGTCGTCTCCGTCTATAAATTAGGGTTCGATCCAGCCTCTTACGTCGTGACGACCCTGAATGTGGTCACAGCGCTAGATGTCTGGGTCGGGCTGGCGAAAGCCGCCGTGTTCGGGTTTCTCATCGCCCTGCTGGGCTGTTATCACGGCTATAGCAGTCGCGGCGGGGCAGAGGGCGTCGGCGCGGCGACGACAGCCGCTGTCGTCGGGGCTTCCATTCTGCTGCTGGCGTTCGATTACCTTCTGACAGATCTGTTTTTTGACCAATGA